A window from Pyrococcus yayanosii CH1 encodes these proteins:
- the rplV gene encoding 50S ribosomal protein L22 codes for MGKRFGYSFQNFDPERMARASGRDLRISPKFAVEVCREIRGMMLNDAIRYLDEVIALKRPVPLRRYNDSQGHKPGKGFGPGRYPVKVAKAIKKVLLNAKNNAEQKGLDPDRLRIIHIAAHKGPVLRGWYPRAFGRATPFNEQTTHIEVVVEEVRR; via the coding sequence ATGGGGAAGCGCTTTGGCTACTCTTTCCAAAATTTTGACCCAGAGAGAATGGCAAGGGCTAGCGGGAGAGACCTTAGGATATCGCCCAAGTTCGCCGTTGAGGTCTGCAGGGAGATAAGGGGTATGATGCTCAACGACGCCATTCGATACCTCGATGAAGTTATAGCCCTCAAAAGGCCAGTTCCCCTCAGGCGCTACAACGACAGCCAAGGCCACAAGCCGGGTAAAGGCTTTGGTCCTGGTCGCTATCCCGTAAAGGTCGCTAAGGCCATAAAGAAGGTCCTCCTCAACGCTAAGAACAACGCCGAGCAGAAGGGCCTCGACCCCGACAGGCTCAGAATAATCCACATAGCCGCCCACAAGGGTCCCGTCCTCAGGGGCTGGTACCCGAGGGCCTTCGGTAGAGCTACCCCCTTCAACGAGCAAACCACCCACATAGAGGTCGTTGTCGAGGAGGTTAGGAGGTGA
- the rpsC gene encoding 30S ribosomal protein S3 — protein MAIERYFIREAVREMLIDEYLEKELRRAGYGGLDIKKTPLGTKVIIFAANPGYVIGRGGRRIRELTRVLERQFGLENPQIEVEEIKNPYLNAKVQAVRLAQALERGIHFRRAAYAAMRAIMNNGARGVEIRLSGKLTGERAKSVRFYQGYLAKVGNPAETLVSKGYAQALLKLGVIGVKVAIMPPEARLPDEIEIIEKPVEEEVSTNEAE, from the coding sequence ATGGCAATTGAGAGGTATTTCATTCGCGAGGCCGTTAGAGAGATGCTCATTGACGAGTACCTCGAAAAGGAGCTCAGGAGGGCGGGCTACGGCGGTCTCGACATCAAGAAGACTCCCCTTGGGACAAAGGTCATAATCTTCGCCGCCAACCCCGGTTACGTCATCGGAAGGGGTGGCCGTAGGATTAGGGAGCTCACTAGGGTTCTCGAGAGGCAGTTCGGTCTCGAGAACCCGCAAATTGAGGTAGAGGAGATAAAGAATCCTTACCTCAACGCCAAGGTTCAGGCGGTAAGGCTTGCCCAGGCCCTCGAAAGGGGAATCCACTTCAGAAGGGCAGCCTATGCTGCCATGAGGGCCATAATGAACAACGGAGCAAGAGGTGTCGAGATAAGGCTCAGCGGAAAGCTAACCGGAGAGAGAGCCAAGAGCGTCCGCTTCTACCAGGGCTACCTTGCCAAGGTCGGGAACCCTGCCGAGACCCTCGTCAGCAAGGGTTACGCTCAGGCGCTCCTTAAGCTTGGCGTCATCGGCGTCAAGGTTGCCATAATGCCACCTGAGGCAAGGCTTCCTGATGAGATAGAGATAATCGAGAAGCCCGTTGAGGAAGAGGTGAGCACCAATGAAGCCGAGTGA
- the rpmC gene encoding 50S ribosomal protein L29 — protein sequence MKPSEIREMSIEEIDQKIRELRLQLAKERGMLTMGTSLENPMVIRNLRRDIARLLTIKREKLRERAKK from the coding sequence ATGAAGCCGAGTGAGATTAGGGAGATGAGCATTGAGGAAATAGATCAGAAGATTAGGGAGCTCCGCCTCCAGCTCGCCAAGGAGAGGGGAATGCTCACCATGGGGACCTCCCTTGAGAACCCTATGGTGATTAGGAATCTAAGAAGGGATATAGCTCGCCTCCTAACCATAAAGAGGGAGAAGCTTAGGGAAAGGGCCAAAAAGTGA
- the yciH gene encoding stress response translation initiation inhibitor YciH has protein sequence MVPRIVNPLDEMLFKEVLKEQQRIRVYVERARYGKLKTIIEGIDEKEFDLEEIAKKLKAKLACGGTAKKGRIELQGDHRDKVKKLLAELGFSEELIEVE, from the coding sequence TTGGTGCCGAGGATTGTAAACCCCCTTGACGAGATGCTCTTTAAGGAGGTCCTGAAGGAGCAGCAGAGGATAAGGGTGTACGTGGAAAGGGCCCGCTACGGTAAGCTCAAGACCATAATAGAGGGCATAGATGAGAAAGAGTTTGACCTAGAGGAGATAGCCAAGAAGCTGAAGGCGAAGCTAGCATGCGGCGGAACAGCAAAGAAAGGAAGAATAGAGCTTCAGGGAGACCACAGAGACAAGGTCAAGAAGTTGCTGGCAGAACTTGGATTTTCCGAGGAGCTCATAGAGGTCGAGTGA
- a CDS encoding ribonuclease P protein component 1 codes for MRRNSKERKNRASGRPQRQGQEVAGRTWIFRGAHRGRVTRRNIIWHELIGLKARIVKATHPGYLGIEGYVIDETRNTLVIAGKKIWVVPKDVVEIEFELEDGAKIKIPGRELVGRPEMRLKKRWRR; via the coding sequence ATGCGGCGGAACAGCAAAGAAAGGAAGAATAGAGCTTCAGGGAGACCACAGAGACAAGGTCAAGAAGTTGCTGGCAGAACTTGGATTTTCCGAGGAGCTCATAGAGGTCGAGTGACGCGGAGAAACATAATCTGGCACGAACTCATAGGCCTCAAGGCTAGGATAGTCAAGGCTACGCATCCGGGCTATCTCGGGATAGAGGGGTATGTGATTGACGAGACCCGGAACACGCTCGTGATAGCCGGGAAGAAGATTTGGGTGGTCCCTAAGGACGTCGTCGAGATTGAGTTCGAGCTTGAGGACGGGGCAAAAATTAAAATACCCGGTCGGGAACTGGTTGGCAGGCCCGAGATGAGACTGAAAAAGAGGTGGAGAAGATGA
- a CDS encoding 30S ribosomal protein S17, translated as MRDIGLRVQPPAEKCDDPKCPWHGHLKVHGRVFEGIVVSDKPRKTVTVERQYYHYLKKYERYELRRSKIHAHNPPCINAKVGDRVLIAETRPLSKTKHFVVVAILEKAEERAGR; from the coding sequence ATGAGAGACATAGGGTTGAGGGTTCAGCCTCCTGCTGAGAAGTGTGATGATCCCAAGTGCCCATGGCACGGGCACCTCAAGGTACATGGCAGGGTCTTCGAAGGTATAGTGGTCAGCGACAAGCCTAGGAAGACCGTCACGGTGGAAAGGCAGTACTACCACTACCTCAAGAAGTACGAGAGGTATGAGCTCAGGAGGAGCAAGATTCATGCCCACAATCCGCCTTGCATAAACGCTAAGGTTGGTGACCGCGTCCTCATTGCAGAGACTAGGCCTCTTAGCAAGACCAAGCACTTCGTCGTCGTGGCAATCCTCGAGAAGGCCGAGGAGAGGGCGGGGAGGTGA
- a CDS encoding 50S ribosomal protein L14: MAKKGAGATRGVSPVRPTRAIPVGAYLTVADNSGAKVIQVIGVVEYHGTRRRLASAGVGDMVVATVKKGRPDMRHQVVRAVIIRQRKEYRRLDGMRVKFEDNAAVIVTPEGVPRGTEIRGPVAREAAEKWVRIGSIASIVI; this comes from the coding sequence ATGGCGAAGAAGGGTGCGGGTGCCACGAGAGGTGTGAGCCCCGTTAGACCAACGAGGGCCATACCCGTGGGGGCTTATTTGACGGTGGCTGACAACAGCGGTGCTAAGGTCATCCAGGTTATTGGTGTTGTCGAGTACCACGGCACGAGGAGGAGGCTCGCGAGCGCGGGCGTTGGGGATATGGTGGTCGCGACGGTTAAGAAGGGCAGGCCTGACATGAGGCACCAGGTCGTTAGGGCCGTCATAATAAGGCAGCGGAAGGAGTACAGGAGACTCGATGGGATGAGAGTTAAATTCGAGGATAACGCAGCTGTGATAGTCACGCCAGAGGGCGTTCCTAGGGGAACTGAAATTAGAGGCCCCGTCGCGAGGGAGGCCGCTGAGAAGTGGGTTAGGATTGGGAGCATAGCGAGCATAGTGATATGA
- the rplX gene encoding 50S ribosomal protein L24 → MRLNSKQPRKQRKFLYNAPLHLRHKIMSATLSKELRQKYGVRNLPIRKGDKVRIMRGDFRGHEGKVVEVDLKRYRIYVEGATIRKTNGTEVFYPIHPSNVMIIELNLEDDRRKKIIERRAG, encoded by the coding sequence ATGAGGCTCAACTCCAAGCAACCAAGGAAGCAGAGGAAGTTCCTCTATAACGCTCCCCTTCACCTGAGGCATAAAATCATGAGCGCGACCCTCAGCAAGGAGCTCAGGCAGAAGTACGGCGTGAGGAACCTCCCCATAAGGAAGGGGGACAAGGTCAGGATAATGAGGGGGGACTTCAGGGGGCACGAGGGTAAGGTCGTCGAGGTTGACCTCAAGCGCTACAGGATTTACGTTGAGGGTGCCACCATAAGGAAGACCAACGGAACAGAGGTCTTTTACCCGATACACCCCTCCAATGTCATGATAATCGAGCTTAACCTCGAGGATGATAGGAGGAAGAAAATAATTGAGAGGAGGGCTGGTTGA
- a CDS encoding 30S ribosomal protein S4e encodes MARKGPKRHLKRLAAPTSWYIERKAYKWAVRPRPGPHSMKTSIPLLYIVRDYLGYAKTAREARKILNEGKILVDGKVRKDYKFPVGIMDVVSIPETGEHYRVLPNRIGKLILHPISEEEAKIKPFRIRNKRMVKGGNLQLNLHDGSNHLIRLSSLTDETKDRYHTSDTLIMRVPEREIIEVLPFEVGAYVFVTQGKNVARKGRIVEIRHFPMGWPDVVTIEDEEGELFDTLKEYAFVVGKDSPRISLP; translated from the coding sequence ATGGCGAGAAAGGGCCCAAAGAGGCATCTTAAGAGGCTTGCCGCTCCAACTTCCTGGTATATAGAGAGGAAGGCCTACAAATGGGCCGTCAGGCCGAGGCCCGGACCGCACAGCATGAAGACCTCCATACCGCTCCTCTACATCGTCAGGGACTACCTCGGCTACGCGAAAACGGCAAGGGAGGCTAGGAAGATACTCAACGAGGGCAAGATACTCGTTGATGGCAAGGTCAGGAAAGACTACAAGTTCCCGGTTGGCATAATGGACGTGGTCTCTATTCCAGAGACCGGCGAGCACTATAGGGTTTTGCCCAACAGGATAGGCAAGCTAATCCTCCATCCGATAAGCGAGGAGGAGGCTAAGATAAAGCCCTTCCGCATCAGGAACAAGCGCATGGTCAAGGGAGGTAACCTCCAGCTCAACCTTCACGATGGCAGCAACCACCTGATAAGGCTCAGCTCTCTCACCGACGAGACTAAGGACCGCTACCACACTTCGGACACCCTGATAATGCGTGTCCCCGAGAGGGAGATAATCGAGGTGCTTCCCTTCGAGGTCGGGGCATACGTCTTCGTCACCCAGGGTAAGAACGTTGCAAGGAAGGGCAGGATAGTCGAGATAAGGCACTTCCCAATGGGCTGGCCGGACGTCGTGACGATAGAGGATGAGGAGGGCGAGCTCTTCGACACACTCAAGGAGTACGCCTTTGTCGTGGGCAAAGATAGCCCGAGGATATCGCTGCCGTGA
- a CDS encoding 50S ribosomal protein L5, which yields MAVTIPNREAILADWEAHPMRRPRIQKVTINIGVGESGERLTKAEIMLQQLTGQKPIRRKAKKTNRDFGIRRGEPIAVKVTLRGPKAYEMLRRLLAAVDNRLKASSFDEHGNVCFGIEEHINIPGVEYDPEIGIFGMDVCVTLERPGFRVARRKRKRAKIPTRHKLTKEEGMLYLMEEFGVEIVEG from the coding sequence ATGGCGGTTACCATACCTAACAGGGAAGCCATCCTCGCGGACTGGGAAGCTCACCCTATGAGGAGGCCAAGGATTCAGAAGGTGACCATAAACATCGGCGTGGGCGAGAGCGGTGAAAGACTTACAAAGGCCGAGATAATGCTCCAGCAACTCACCGGCCAGAAGCCCATAAGGAGGAAGGCCAAGAAGACTAACAGGGACTTTGGAATCAGGAGGGGTGAGCCCATAGCCGTTAAGGTTACCCTCCGCGGTCCGAAGGCTTACGAGATGCTCCGAAGGCTTCTGGCAGCGGTTGACAATAGGCTTAAGGCCAGCAGCTTCGATGAGCACGGTAACGTCTGCTTCGGAATCGAGGAGCATATAAACATCCCGGGCGTTGAGTACGACCCTGAAATAGGTATCTTCGGTATGGACGTCTGCGTAACCCTCGAGAGGCCCGGCTTCAGGGTCGCGAGAAGGAAGAGGAAGAGGGCTAAGATACCCACAAGGCACAAGCTGACGAAGGAGGAGGGTATGCTTTACCTTATGGAGGAATTCGGCGTTGAGATTGTGGAGGGATGA
- a CDS encoding 30S ribosomal protein S14: protein MAKADYNKRKPRKFGKGARRCIRCGQYGPIIRIYGLMLCRHCFREVAPKLGFRKYE from the coding sequence ATGGCGAAGGCTGACTACAACAAGAGGAAGCCGAGGAAGTTTGGTAAGGGTGCGAGAAGGTGCATTCGCTGCGGGCAGTACGGGCCCATAATCAGGATATATGGTCTGATGCTCTGCAGGCACTGCTTTAGAGAGGTAGCGCCCAAGCTTGGCTTCAGAAAGTATGAGTGA
- a CDS encoding 30S ribosomal protein S8 yields MTLLDPLANALSHITNSERVGKKEVYIKPASKLIGEVLRVMQENGYIGEFEFIDDGRAGIYRVQLLGRINKAGAIKPRFPVKVTEFEKWEKRFLPAFEFGILIVSTSQGVMSHKEAREKGIGGRLIAYVY; encoded by the coding sequence ATGACGCTGCTCGATCCGCTTGCTAACGCTCTCTCTCACATAACCAATAGCGAGAGGGTCGGGAAGAAGGAAGTCTACATAAAGCCAGCCTCAAAGCTTATAGGCGAGGTCCTCAGGGTCATGCAGGAGAACGGCTACATCGGTGAGTTCGAGTTCATAGACGACGGAAGGGCCGGCATCTATAGGGTTCAGCTGCTCGGCAGGATAAACAAGGCCGGTGCTATAAAGCCCCGCTTCCCTGTGAAGGTCACCGAGTTTGAGAAGTGGGAGAAGAGGTTCCTTCCAGCCTTCGAGTTCGGAATCCTCATAGTCTCGACCTCCCAGGGAGTTATGAGCCACAAGGAAGCCAGAGAGAAGGGTATTGGCGGAAGGCTGATAGCCTACGTCTACTGA
- a CDS encoding 50S ribosomal protein L6, protein MPVDAWIREEIEIPEGVEVIVEGSTVTVKGPKGELKRDFSYPGVKIFTEDGKVVIYKEFPRRKDVAVVGTFRAHITNMIKGVTEGFVYKLKVVYSHFPITVKVQGDEVIIENFLGEKAPRKAKILPGVTVKVKGQEITVEGIDKEAVGQTAANIEQATRITKWDRRVFQDGIYIVEKAGKPIKF, encoded by the coding sequence ATGCCAGTTGATGCGTGGATTAGGGAAGAGATAGAGATTCCGGAGGGCGTTGAGGTCATCGTTGAGGGGAGCACCGTCACGGTCAAAGGACCGAAGGGCGAGCTGAAGAGGGACTTCAGCTATCCGGGCGTCAAGATATTCACCGAGGACGGTAAGGTAGTCATATACAAGGAGTTCCCTAGGAGGAAGGACGTGGCTGTGGTCGGCACCTTCAGGGCTCACATCACCAACATGATCAAGGGCGTCACCGAGGGCTTCGTCTACAAGCTGAAGGTCGTTTACAGCCACTTCCCGATAACCGTCAAGGTTCAGGGAGATGAGGTTATAATCGAGAACTTCCTTGGTGAGAAGGCCCCGAGAAAGGCTAAAATCCTCCCAGGCGTTACCGTGAAGGTCAAGGGGCAGGAGATAACCGTCGAGGGCATAGACAAGGAGGCCGTGGGTCAGACCGCGGCAAATATTGAACAAGCTACAAGGATAACCAAGTGGGATAGGCGTGTCTTCCAAGACGGTATATACATCGTCGAAAAGGCGGGCAAGCCGATAAAGTTCTGA
- a CDS encoding 50S ribosomal protein L32e — protein sequence MDEKARLLRVRAKLKRKKPRFLRQEWWRYPKFKNDPKWRRPKGIDSKMRLKKKGKPRSPSIGWSSPRLVRGLHPSGYEEVLVHNVKELEKLDPARQAARIAHTVGRKKRLAILERAKELGIKVLNPRV from the coding sequence ATGGACGAGAAGGCGAGGCTCCTGAGGGTTAGGGCAAAGCTCAAGAGGAAGAAGCCACGCTTCCTTAGGCAGGAGTGGTGGCGCTATCCCAAGTTCAAGAACGACCCGAAGTGGCGCAGGCCCAAGGGTATTGACAGCAAGATGAGGCTCAAGAAGAAGGGCAAGCCGCGCTCTCCGAGCATTGGGTGGAGCTCTCCCCGTCTTGTAAGGGGTCTCCACCCGAGCGGTTACGAGGAGGTCCTCGTTCATAACGTCAAGGAGCTCGAGAAGCTCGACCCGGCGAGGCAGGCCGCGAGGATAGCTCACACCGTGGGAAGGAAGAAGAGGCTTGCCATACTTGAGAGGGCCAAGGAGCTCGGGATAAAAGTGCTTAACCCAAGGGTGTGA
- a CDS encoding 50S ribosomal protein L19e yields MSTLRMQRRIAADILKCGENRIWIDPERIDDVAAAITREDIRRLIKEGIIKKKPVKGQSRYRARIRHEQKKKGRHRGPGSRKGKKTARMGKKERWIMTIRALRKELRKLKAEKKIDAHTYRMLYIRAKGGQFKSKHQLYLFLEERGILKR; encoded by the coding sequence ATGAGCACGCTCAGGATGCAAAGGAGAATCGCCGCTGACATACTCAAGTGCGGCGAGAACAGGATTTGGATAGACCCGGAGAGAATTGATGACGTTGCGGCCGCTATAACTAGGGAGGACATAAGGAGGCTCATAAAGGAGGGCATCATTAAGAAGAAGCCTGTTAAGGGTCAGAGCAGGTACAGGGCCAGGATAAGGCACGAGCAGAAGAAGAAGGGACGCCATCGCGGACCTGGAAGCAGGAAGGGTAAGAAGACAGCTAGGATGGGCAAGAAGGAGCGCTGGATAATGACCATACGGGCACTCAGAAAGGAGCTCAGAAAGCTCAAGGCCGAGAAGAAGATAGACGCCCACACCTACAGGATGCTCTACATCAGGGCTAAGGGCGGCCAGTTCAAGAGCAAGCACCAGCTCTACCTGTTCCTTGAGGAGAGGGGCATACTTAAGAGGTGA
- a CDS encoding 50S ribosomal protein L18 encodes MAHGPRYRVPFRRRREGKTNYRKRLALLKSGKPRLVVRKSLNHHIAQIIVYDPKGDRTLVSAHTRELIRDFGWKGHCGNTPSAYLLGLLIGYKAKKAGIEEAILDIGLHPPVRGSSVFAVLKGAVDAGLNVPHSPEIFPDDYRIKGEHIAEYARMLKEQDEEMFRRQFGGYLAKGLDPEKLPEHFEEVKARIIEKFEGEGARE; translated from the coding sequence ATGGCCCATGGACCTAGGTATAGGGTTCCCTTCAGGAGAAGGAGGGAAGGTAAGACCAATTACAGGAAGAGGCTCGCCCTCCTAAAGTCCGGCAAGCCAAGGCTCGTCGTGAGGAAGAGCCTCAACCACCACATAGCCCAGATAATCGTCTACGATCCCAAGGGAGATAGGACATTGGTTTCGGCGCACACGAGGGAGCTCATTAGAGACTTCGGCTGGAAGGGCCACTGCGGCAACACACCCTCGGCTTACCTCCTTGGCCTGCTCATAGGCTACAAGGCCAAGAAGGCCGGTATTGAAGAGGCAATCCTCGACATAGGTCTCCATCCGCCCGTAAGAGGTTCCAGTGTCTTCGCAGTGCTCAAGGGTGCCGTCGATGCAGGCCTCAACGTTCCACACAGCCCCGAGATATTCCCGGACGATTACAGGATTAAGGGCGAGCACATAGCGGAATACGCGAGGATGCTCAAGGAACAGGACGAGGAGATGTTTAGGAGGCAGTTCGGGGGCTACCTCGCAAAGGGGCTCGACCCCGAGAAGCTCCCCGAGCACTTTGAGGAGGTCAAGGCGAGAATAATTGAGAAGTTTGAGGGTGAGGGGGCGAGAGAATGA
- the rpsE gene encoding 30S ribosomal protein S5 has protein sequence MSQEWREYAKRVLDEWQPKTKLGMLVKEGQITDIHEIFRRGYQIKEPEIIDVLLPEVNARENQEVLDITLTVRMTDSGRRVRFRVLAAVGNRDGYVGLGIGHGREVGIAIRKAINYAKLNIIEIKRGCGSWECRCRRPHSVPFTVEGKEGSVRVKLIPGPRGLGLVIGDVGKKILRLAGIQDVWSQTLGETRTTVNFAKAVFDALYNTNRVAISPEMIERYGIVVGRAMPATFSLE, from the coding sequence ATGAGTCAGGAGTGGAGGGAGTACGCTAAGAGGGTTCTCGACGAGTGGCAGCCCAAGACGAAGCTTGGTATGCTCGTTAAGGAGGGCCAGATAACTGACATCCACGAGATATTCCGCAGGGGCTACCAGATAAAGGAGCCCGAGATTATCGACGTCCTCCTACCCGAGGTTAACGCTAGGGAAAACCAGGAGGTTCTTGACATAACCCTTACCGTCAGGATGACTGACAGCGGTAGGAGGGTTAGGTTCAGGGTTTTGGCGGCGGTCGGCAACAGGGACGGCTATGTTGGCTTGGGAATAGGGCACGGCAGAGAAGTAGGAATAGCCATCAGGAAGGCCATTAACTACGCCAAGCTCAACATCATCGAAATAAAGCGCGGTTGCGGTTCCTGGGAGTGCAGGTGCAGGAGGCCTCACTCCGTGCCCTTCACAGTCGAGGGCAAGGAGGGAAGCGTCCGCGTCAAGCTCATCCCTGGACCGCGTGGTCTTGGCCTGGTCATAGGTGACGTTGGCAAGAAGATCCTTAGGCTTGCCGGTATTCAGGACGTCTGGTCTCAGACCCTCGGTGAGACAAGGACCACAGTCAACTTTGCCAAGGCAGTCTTCGACGCCCTCTACAACACCAACCGCGTTGCCATAAGCCCCGAGATGATAGAGCGCTACGGCATAGTCGTTGGAAGGGCCATGCCCGCTACCTTCAGCCTCGAGTGA
- a CDS encoding 50S ribosomal protein L30, whose amino-acid sequence MAKLAVIRIRGRVNVRRPIRDTLAMLRLHRVNHCVIVDDTPSYLGMLQKAKDYITWGEINKETLAKLIRKRGKLIGNKPVTDEYVQEKLGMTIEEFAEKVIRGEMSLKDLPNLKPVFRLHPPRGGFRGSKKRSFKEGGALGYRGEKINDLIERML is encoded by the coding sequence ATGGCAAAGCTCGCCGTAATAAGGATTAGGGGTAGGGTCAACGTTAGGAGGCCTATCAGGGACACCCTTGCAATGCTCAGGCTCCACAGAGTCAACCACTGCGTTATCGTGGACGACACTCCCAGCTATCTCGGCATGCTCCAGAAGGCTAAGGATTACATCACTTGGGGCGAGATTAACAAGGAAACCCTTGCCAAGCTCATAAGGAAGAGAGGCAAGCTAATCGGCAACAAGCCCGTCACAGATGAGTACGTTCAGGAGAAGCTTGGTATGACCATCGAAGAGTTCGCCGAAAAGGTCATCAGGGGTGAGATGAGCCTCAAGGACCTGCCGAACCTCAAGCCTGTCTTCAGGCTCCACCCGCCCAGGGGCGGCTTCAGGGGCAGCAAAAAGCGCTCTTTTAAGGAGGGTGGGGCCCTCGGTTACAGGGGCGAGAAGATAAATGACTTGATTGAGAGAATGCTCTGA
- a CDS encoding uL15m family ribosomal protein, whose product MIRRRKKVRKMRGSHTHGWGCKKKHRGGGSKGGRGMAGTGKRNKTKWTWTIKYAPDHLGKRGFTRPPEVQRDVKVVNLKFIDEHLEELMQMGIAYEEEGRIVVDTTQFADKVLGTGRLTRPLVIKAKAFSPKAEEKIRAAGGEAVLA is encoded by the coding sequence ATGATTAGAAGGAGGAAGAAGGTCCGCAAAATGAGGGGCAGTCACACTCACGGATGGGGTTGCAAGAAGAAGCACAGAGGTGGCGGAAGCAAGGGTGGCCGCGGCATGGCCGGAACTGGCAAGAGAAACAAAACCAAGTGGACTTGGACGATCAAGTACGCCCCCGACCACCTCGGTAAGAGGGGATTCACAAGGCCCCCCGAGGTTCAGAGAGACGTGAAGGTTGTCAACCTTAAGTTCATCGACGAGCACCTTGAGGAGCTTATGCAGATGGGCATAGCCTACGAGGAAGAGGGAAGGATAGTCGTTGACACCACCCAGTTTGCCGACAAGGTGCTTGGAACCGGAAGGCTCACAAGGCCCCTCGTCATAAAGGCTAAGGCCTTCTCCCCTAAGGCCGAGGAGAAGATAAGGGCGGCCGGGGGAGAGGCCGTTCTTGCCTGA
- the secY gene encoding preprotein translocase subunit SecY, translated as MGARDVVYALEKWFPEVERPKKHVPLREKFVWTGLALLLYYVLSEIPLYGIPERIQDYFQFLRVVLAGRNGSLLTLGIGPIVTAGIILQLLVGSEILKLDLANPEDRRFYQALQRVFSVFMCFFEAAVWVLGGAFGRVGIDITHAIAVLLILQLAMGGILLIILDELVSKWGIGSGISLFIAAGVSQTILTRSLNPLTDPNIVDPLTGEPAIVGAIPYFIQHILKGDLWGGFYRGGSAPDMIAVIATVIVFLIVVYFESMRVEIPLSYGRVTVRGRYPIRFLYVSNIPIILTFALYANIQLWARLLDRFGHPWLGTFDPTTGNPISGPVLYVIPPRSIFTVIDNPVRAIVYLLLTVGFSLLFGFLWVELTGLDARSIARQLQRAGLQIPGFRRDPRILERVLQRYIPYVTFWGSLTVALISVLADFLGALGTGTGILLTVGILYRFYEEIAREQVSEMFPVLRRFFGS; from the coding sequence ATGGGGGCAAGAGATGTAGTCTACGCGCTTGAAAAATGGTTTCCAGAGGTCGAGCGGCCGAAGAAGCACGTTCCTCTCAGGGAGAAGTTCGTGTGGACTGGGCTGGCCCTGCTGCTCTACTATGTGCTCTCTGAAATTCCCCTGTACGGCATCCCTGAGCGAATTCAAGATTACTTCCAGTTCCTGAGGGTAGTCCTTGCAGGTAGGAACGGTTCCCTTCTCACGTTGGGTATAGGTCCTATAGTTACCGCAGGTATTATCCTCCAGCTCCTTGTGGGTTCCGAGATACTCAAGCTCGACCTTGCGAACCCGGAGGACAGGCGGTTTTATCAGGCCCTTCAGAGGGTATTTTCAGTATTCATGTGCTTCTTCGAGGCGGCAGTATGGGTGCTTGGAGGGGCCTTCGGTAGGGTGGGCATTGATATAACCCATGCAATAGCCGTCCTGCTCATCCTCCAGCTCGCTATGGGTGGAATCCTCCTGATAATCCTCGATGAGCTTGTAAGCAAGTGGGGCATAGGTAGCGGTATAAGCCTCTTCATAGCGGCTGGAGTTTCGCAGACGATACTCACTAGGAGCCTCAACCCCCTCACAGATCCTAACATAGTTGATCCTCTCACAGGGGAGCCCGCCATAGTTGGTGCCATACCCTACTTCATCCAGCACATCCTCAAGGGTGACCTGTGGGGAGGCTTCTACAGAGGAGGTAGCGCCCCTGACATGATAGCCGTGATAGCCACGGTAATCGTGTTCCTCATAGTCGTATACTTCGAGAGCATGCGCGTCGAGATACCCCTCAGCTATGGCCGCGTAACGGTTAGGGGCCGCTATCCCATAAGGTTCCTCTACGTCAGCAACATACCAATAATCCTCACCTTCGCTCTCTATGCAAATATCCAGCTCTGGGCCAGGTTACTGGACAGGTTTGGCCACCCGTGGCTTGGAACCTTCGACCCAACTACTGGCAATCCTATTAGCGGTCCGGTCCTCTATGTTATACCGCCAAGAAGCATCTTCACGGTAATTGATAACCCCGTGAGGGCCATCGTTTACCTCCTGCTCACCGTGGGCTTCAGCCTGCTCTTCGGCTTCCTATGGGTTGAGCTGACAGGCCTCGACGCTAGAAGCATAGCCAGGCAACTTCAGAGGGCCGGCCTTCAGATACCCGGCTTTAGGAGGGATCCAAGGATACTGGAAAGGGTGCTCCAGAGGTACATACCTTACGTGACTTTCTGGGGCTCGCTCACGGTAGCCCTCATATCTGTGCTCGCGGACTTCCTCGGCGCACTGGGAACGGGAACAGGAATACTGCTGACGGTTGGCATCCTCTACAGGTTCTACGAGGAGATAGCAAGGGAACAGGTCAGCGAAATGTTCCCGGTCCTGAGAAGGTTCTTCGGTTCCTGA